In a single window of the Balaenoptera acutorostrata chromosome 3, mBalAcu1.1, whole genome shotgun sequence genome:
- the RGMA gene encoding repulsive guidance molecule A isoform X1: MQPPRERLVVTGRAGWMGMGRGAGPSALGFWPTFAFLLCSFPTATSSCKILKCNSEFWSATAGSHAPAPDDAPEFCAALRTYALCTRRTARTCRGDLAYHSAVHGIEDLMSQHNCSKDGPTSQPHLRTLPPPPRDSQERSDSPEICHYEKSFHNRAAAPNYTHCGLFGDPHLRTFTDRFQTCKVQGAWPLIDNNYLNVQVTNTPVLPGSAATATSKLTIIFKNFQECVDQKVYQAEMDELPAAFADGSKNGGDKHGANSLKITEKVSGQHVEIQAKYIGTTIVVRQVGGYLTFAVRMPEEVVNAVEDRDSQGLYLCLRGCPLNQQIDFQAFRAGAEGPGARRLPAASPAPSAPDTFPYETAVAKCKEKLPVEDLYYQACVFDLLTTGDVNFTLAAYYALEDVKMLHSNKDKLHLYERTREPPGRAAAAGLPPGPWPLLGSLLLLSLFPVLLEAA; encoded by the exons ATGCAGCCGCCAAG GGAGAGGCTAGTGGTAACAGGCCGAGCTGGATGGATGGGtatggggagaggggcaggaccTTCAGCCCTGGGATTCTGGCCGACCTTCGCCTTCCTTCTCTGCAGCTTCCCCACAG CCACCTCCTCGTGCAAGATCCTCAAGTGCAACTCTGAGTTCTGGAGCGCCACGGCGGGCAGCCACGCGCCGGCCCCGGACGACGCCCCCGAGTTCTGCGCGGCGCTGCGCACCTACGCCCTGTGCACGCGGCGCACGGCCCGCACCTGCCGGGGCGACCTGGCCTACCACTCTGCCGTCCATGGCATCGAGGACCTCATGAGCCAGCACAACTGCTCCAAGGATGGCCCCACGTCGCAGCCGCACCTGCGcacgctgccgccgccgccgagaGACAGCCAGGAGCGCTCGGACAGCCCCGAGATCTGCCACTACGAGAAGAGCTTCCACAATCGCGCGGCCGCCCCCAACTACACGCACTGCGGCCTCTTCGGGGACCCACACCTCCGGACTTTCACAGACCGTTTCCAGACCTGCAAGGTGCAGGGCGCCTGGCCGCTCATCGACAATAATTACCTAAACGTGCAGGTCACCAACACACCGGTGCTGCCCGGCTCAGCCGCCACCGCCACCAGCAAG CTCACCATCATCTTCAAGAACTTCCAGGAGTGCGTGGACCAGAAGGTGTACCAGGCCGAGATGGACGAGCTTCCTGCCGCCTTCGCCGACGGCTCCAAGAACGGCGGCGACAAGCACGGGGCCAACAGCCTGAAGATCACCGAGAAGGTGTCGGGCCAGCACGTGGAGATCCAGGCCAAGTACATCGGCACCACCATCGTGGTCCGCCAGGTGGGTGGCTACCTGACTTTCGCGGTCCGCATGCCCGAGGAGGTGGTCAACGCCGTGGAAGACCGGGACAGCCAGGGCCTCTACCTCTGCCTGAGGGGCTGCCCCCTCAACCAGCAGATCGACTTCCAGGCCTTCCGAGCCGGCGCCGAGGGCCCCGGCGCCCGCAGGCTACCAGccgccagccccgccccctcaGCCCCCGACACCTTCCCGTACGAGACGGCCGTGGCCAAGTGCAAGGAGAAGCTGCCCGTGGAGGACCTCTACTACCAGGCCTGCGTCTTCGACCTGCTCACCACAGGAGACGTGAACTTCACGCTGGCCGCCTACTACGCCCTGGAGGACGTCAAGATGCTCCACTCCAACAAGGACAAGCTGCACCTGTACGAGAGGACTCGGGAGCCACCGGGCCGGGCGGCTGCCGCAGGGCTGCCCCCGGGCCCCTGGCCCCTCCTCGGCAGCCTTCTACTCCTGTCCCTGTTCCCTGTGCTCCTGGAGGCCGCCTAG
- the RGMA gene encoding repulsive guidance molecule A isoform X2, with amino-acid sequence MSQHNCSKDGPTSQPHLRTLPPPPRDSQERSDSPEICHYEKSFHNRAAAPNYTHCGLFGDPHLRTFTDRFQTCKVQGAWPLIDNNYLNVQVTNTPVLPGSAATATSKLTIIFKNFQECVDQKVYQAEMDELPAAFADGSKNGGDKHGANSLKITEKVSGQHVEIQAKYIGTTIVVRQVGGYLTFAVRMPEEVVNAVEDRDSQGLYLCLRGCPLNQQIDFQAFRAGAEGPGARRLPAASPAPSAPDTFPYETAVAKCKEKLPVEDLYYQACVFDLLTTGDVNFTLAAYYALEDVKMLHSNKDKLHLYERTREPPGRAAAAGLPPGPWPLLGSLLLLSLFPVLLEAA; translated from the exons ATGAGCCAGCACAACTGCTCCAAGGATGGCCCCACGTCGCAGCCGCACCTGCGcacgctgccgccgccgccgagaGACAGCCAGGAGCGCTCGGACAGCCCCGAGATCTGCCACTACGAGAAGAGCTTCCACAATCGCGCGGCCGCCCCCAACTACACGCACTGCGGCCTCTTCGGGGACCCACACCTCCGGACTTTCACAGACCGTTTCCAGACCTGCAAGGTGCAGGGCGCCTGGCCGCTCATCGACAATAATTACCTAAACGTGCAGGTCACCAACACACCGGTGCTGCCCGGCTCAGCCGCCACCGCCACCAGCAAG CTCACCATCATCTTCAAGAACTTCCAGGAGTGCGTGGACCAGAAGGTGTACCAGGCCGAGATGGACGAGCTTCCTGCCGCCTTCGCCGACGGCTCCAAGAACGGCGGCGACAAGCACGGGGCCAACAGCCTGAAGATCACCGAGAAGGTGTCGGGCCAGCACGTGGAGATCCAGGCCAAGTACATCGGCACCACCATCGTGGTCCGCCAGGTGGGTGGCTACCTGACTTTCGCGGTCCGCATGCCCGAGGAGGTGGTCAACGCCGTGGAAGACCGGGACAGCCAGGGCCTCTACCTCTGCCTGAGGGGCTGCCCCCTCAACCAGCAGATCGACTTCCAGGCCTTCCGAGCCGGCGCCGAGGGCCCCGGCGCCCGCAGGCTACCAGccgccagccccgccccctcaGCCCCCGACACCTTCCCGTACGAGACGGCCGTGGCCAAGTGCAAGGAGAAGCTGCCCGTGGAGGACCTCTACTACCAGGCCTGCGTCTTCGACCTGCTCACCACAGGAGACGTGAACTTCACGCTGGCCGCCTACTACGCCCTGGAGGACGTCAAGATGCTCCACTCCAACAAGGACAAGCTGCACCTGTACGAGAGGACTCGGGAGCCACCGGGCCGGGCGGCTGCCGCAGGGCTGCCCCCGGGCCCCTGGCCCCTCCTCGGCAGCCTTCTACTCCTGTCCCTGTTCCCTGTGCTCCTGGAGGCCGCCTAG